A stretch of DNA from Channa argus isolate prfri chromosome 7, Channa argus male v1.0, whole genome shotgun sequence:
TATAAGTTCAGATACTCTTGTGTGATGTGATGTCAACTTTACTCCGATAAGACTAAGGGCACTCTTTTACATTCAGATTCTTGGTGTTTTCATTTGATTCATGACTATTCAAttgaaaaactgtttaagaaaacaaatggcCATAATGCTTTGGGTCCTACTTGATCAATAGTTTGGTACACACTGCACATTTGTCCACTGAGTTGGCTGGCATACAAATGTAGGAAGATGGGCCAAACTCTAAGGTTATAATTAGAATATATAAGACCAAACAATCTtatgataaacacacactttttataaattagtatctgacacattaaaataacatcTGTTGTCTGATTTTTACACCTTATATTTAACAAGCTAATTGATCCAAATACGGTAGGGGCCTGATTCATGTttttgcagcttaaaaaaaactgacaccACATCAGAGAGTAAGGGGCTTCAAAAAACGGATAATAAAATGCATACAGGCAGTGTTATTCCAACTATAAATCTAAAGGAAATGGAGCCTAAACTGCAataatgtgaatttaaatagacaactttaacatgaaaaaaaaaacaaacaaaaaaaaaaacatctttcttaAAACTATTTGCTGATTTGTCAGTAAATAGCAGATGGTTCCTTACTTGACACATTAACAGATGCAGAGAGAGCTGCAGGTGTATCACCTGTGTTTGAATGGGTATTTATGGTGTAACTCTTTATATTAGTTATAACAGTCAACAGCCACGTGGCAAAACGTTCGCCGCACATTTTAATAccataaattttaatatttgggCTGAGGGAGAAGAGCAAGTAACCTCAAGTCATAGGTAACCTCAGTCTGAAGTAAGCAAATTCATGAAATGAGTCCTCATCTCTGGTCATTGTGCTTGTTATTGTCTATTTATGAAAAGCATTTCAGAGATACATGTATGACTGATCCTGACAGCATGAAACATTCGCCCTTGTGAAGGCAGCAGGGCACATGGGCCAGAGTACAGTGCAATTACACATACCCATTCACTAATTTTACTTCAATCTGGTTTCAAGTGACAAAAGAATGGTACAAAACAACCACACCATTTTACATCATCTATACAAGAGACTTATTGGATCGGCTTTGCTAGAGTTGGAAgactgaatttcttttttcttgaaaCCAATACTGCTGTAGTCTATTACTGTTGCCACATTGCATTGCAAGtgttaaaagattttaaaaaatggcatgAAGTCAAAATCAAGTCATTTGAATGGCACATCATCGTGAGTCACATCATACCTAGATATacttcattaataaaaatatagaatagATTCCTTATAGCTGTATCGGacagttaaaattaattttcagtAATTTCAAAATCCTTTATCCTTTCCTATAAATAGTCAGTATCAAATGTGCTTATTATACAGTAAAACGCACTCAAATGTTTGCTCATAGAGTGGATAATTACTACAAGCTAAACAGCATGCACActctttatgttttatatgttgcaATGTTTCCCTGTGGTTGTGTTCCACATTTTTGTTCGCACCATAAACTCTTCCGCagatcttcctatgcacttaaatatctaaaaaaaataaaataaacaaataaaattttctttctttctgctctttctcacacttgcatcttgtaaactgtgaacacttttacatttagtcatttagcagacgcttttatccaaagcgacttacatgtgaggtgctaggcaagcaaaaatctaagtcaaggagaaaacatcaaagcaaagccctatcagaaaaaacatttcacgagatgcaagtgcgagaaagagcagaaaggattttttttttttttataatacagatttaagtgcatatgaagatgcggaagagttctgttgctgctgttcagcagttttttgaatattgggagagagtctgctgagcgtgcagagtttgctagctcattccaccatcgtggggTCTTTGcgcaaaaaagtaaaatgtaaatgtaatgtctaaaatgtaaagacaaacaatcattgttattttaaaagaagcagGCAATTGTTAAAAATCATGTCTCTACTTTAGAGACCCAACAGctgagtgaaaagaaaaaggggcAATGCTTGCTGCTGTGTTTGGGCTAATGAGCAAAGATTCAGAATAAAGAGTTGAATTAATGAGAATTTACTGGCATTTCTGTCTGAACAGGTCCTTTCCAGACATCTGAAAATACAGATAAACTTCACAAACATTGTTTAAtacagaataaacaaacaaaattgacCAATGACAGCATGAGACTAAACAGTCACTCGCCTCACTGGGAGTCTTGTTGCCGAGCAGATTAGAGATGGCCTGAAACGTGTTCGAATTGGCTCCATCCTGCTGGCACGTCGTCAAGATAACTCTGTCCGCCTCCCTGAAACACAAAACCATGTAAAATCACTGTTAAGTCTAGGCTCCTGCTGAAGGAAgaagcaggaggtggagcatCTAGGGATGTAACAGCAGGAGGTGTACCTGGTCCAAAGGATTACTTTTTTTCCACTTGCTGTCAGAGAAATATTCTTGGCACATACAGGGAGGTCAGGAGGAGGACTGGGGCGAGGAGGACCAGAGGAGGAGgtaaagagagaggaggaaactgATGTAAAGATGGATGACCTAACAGAAGTGGTAGTGACTGAAGAAGATGAGGGGGTGACCGTTGGCTGCAGCAGAGCCTCCTCTCTTCTGCTCCTCTTTAAAGAAAGGCTAGGTTCCTTCTCACtgttcttcctctcctcctcatcttcatcgtcctcctcctcacagagttcctcctcctcctctgtcaggGGAAACTGGCCTTCCCACGATGCACTGCTTCGATCTGTTGTTACAAATAGGTAATTACATCACCTTTATATCGATGGCAAAGCACAACAGGCGAGTGTGTTACACACCTGGTTGGGGACTGTCGTCATCCCCCTTAAGATCCAGATCTTTGTCACCTGTGTCAGTGTGGGATGAGCTGATCTGAGAGTAGAGAGGGTCCAGGCTCTTCATAGCTCTAGCTACAGCTCCTGGGTTCTGGAGGAAAATGAACATGTGAGACAGGTTTCTCTAACCTGACCTTGATTCAAACTGATAACACCAGAACAAACCTTGTTGTCATGGCACCGAGGGCATCCTTTCCTCCGGTGTCTGCGGATTTTTGCATCATGACAAGAACATGGCCAGTCTTTATGCGACCAATCACAGCCCTAGAAAGATTAAACAGTCTTTATCTGACACATCACAGCTCTGGAAACAactgtcaaaagaaaaagggtATTATTGGTAGccaatgtttaaaaaagtcCATGAGTGAAAACTCACTAAAGGATTTTCAGACCTTGTAGTTTCTGTGGGAATCAATCTTCCTCCTCCGGCTCGCCATTGGTTGGATTTTGTGTCCCTCGTCTTCCTCATCGAGCTCAGGGAGTGTCACCTCTTCAAAGCCATTGCTGGCTCCACCTGCTGATACCTGGTTGCACCCCTCTCCACCATCTGACCCGCCCCCTCCTTCTTCTGGCCAATGCGCTTCTTCAAACTGCCCTGGGCGGGCCGCAGGGGGACGAAGCTCATCAAAAAATATCCAGAATTCAGCTTGTAGATGGGTGTGGCCTTTAAGCAGCGTGGCCATCTGAGCCTTTAACTAAAAAcggaaaaaaaccccaaaacaaaacaaaaaacatataacaCTATACCAACTAATTGTTGGTATAGtgttatatgttttttgttttgctgatcaATAATGGTCACTGATAATCCTTGAAATGCAGGGATGTTCTGCTATATATAAGTACTGGTGCGCACCTCTGATGTGCAGGCATAGTTACATTGTGGCTCATTAATCTTGCTCATAACATTTAAtgataaacacacagaggaagatTTTCCGAGCCAGAAGCGTTCTCATGGGCAGGTGAAGTTTACATTTGTCTGGTGAAAGATTCTTTCTGGTGAGTGGGcgggaaaaataaatcaaacgaACCATTTATCTAGATAATGTATGAATATTCTTTCTCCCCACTTGAAAGAAAATGCGGCAGGGCATTATTCTGGTGCACGCCGGCAGCACCACACCAATGTTAAACTGCTATGTTTTATCAGTCATACTGGTTAAAAGTGATTTTTGCTCCAGTTACTGCATCTATTTCAATACATAAAATGACCacccattttatttatttattttttaaatgtttctgagACAACAAGGCCATCCACGGTCAATTAACTGGATGACCATTTCCCCTTGTTATACCATTTTTTGACTACTTTTTTTGATActtacaaattttaaataacagcTTAGATTAGCTTTTAATAAAGTTAATGAGAGGATATTCAAAAGGGGTTTTTTGGTGTCTACCCATTCGTACCTCTGAAATACCATTTAGACTGAGGTCTGGACTGGTTTGGAGAGCCTTGATGATCTTCTGATAATGCGAGGGATTATCGCCAAAGCTGATCTCCAACTGTCGCAGAAAACGTCGGCTGCGTTCAAACGCCTGTTGCTCCTCAAACTGCAGGACCAGAACACAGCAGTGATTTACTGATGCAGGTACAGATACATGGTTGATTAAAGCTGcaagtaaaacacatttcatgaatctcacacacacacaaactgcaattCACGTGACATACGACTGAGATACATCTCAGGATGCACCTGAGATACACCTGGTGTTCAGGTGTTGATGCACTTGTGCAGCTCACCAGTCCACACTCCAGCGCCTGCTCTGGATGCAGGAATGCTGCAAAGTCTCGAAGGAGGTCAGTCCGATCTCCCAGGATGCACCGCAGCTTCCTGAAAAGTGACATCACTTCTTGTCCTTCCCCCACCTGCTCGAACTCATTCAGTAGAGACACAAACTCCTCCACCTGCCCAGGTGCATTCTGAAGAGCATCACACACCTGTTGACACAGTAACACAGCCCTCAgatgaacacatttttctttagacCTGTTTGTAACCCTGTGTTTATCAGAACcagaacaaaatgaagaaattgCCACAGCTGAAGATGCACagtgagattaaaaaaatacgCAGCAAAAGCTAAGTCTATTtacttattgtttattttatagtctatttatttagtttatgaCCTGCTCCTACAACTTAATTTAAAGTGAACACATCATTAACAATGGGTTGACGTGGAAAGTGTCTCTACTACTTGGTTCCTGAACCAAGTTGAAGTGGGTACAGCAAAACATTGAAGTTTTAGTACTGAGTGGGGTGACTGTGCCTATGGATGTGGAGCAGTTGTCCGCCAAACCCAGGTTTTTTGCTTGAACACAACACCAAAGTGTTGTTTGGACCTGTCTGAGTCCATGCATCATCATCTTCTACTTATCCAGAGTAGGTTTGCAGTGGCGACATCTTTCTCACCAGCAACGATTTCCATCTCAGATCAGATGGGATATATATTCTCTCCAACATTTTCCTTGTCTACCACAGGGTCTCCTACCAGCTGGGCCTGCCTGAAAGACCACTAATGGGATGCCCACAGGAGGCATCCTTATTACATGACAAAATTACCTTAACTGGCTCTATTCAATGCAAAGGAGCAGCGACCCTACTCCAAGCTCCCTTCAAATGTCAGAGCTCTGCACCCTATAGGTAGGTTACCAGGACAATTGATGAGGATAAGTTAGTCAACACAATCTTTATTCTGCCCTTTCCCTGAATATCTCAACCAGTCTTTCCAACAAAGCATTGATGACCCATCACATACATGGGAGCTACATGAacaatttaaatctaaaacttAGACACAAATTATTGGTTCACTTATGACAAGAAGAAATATGCATCACAACTACCATCCACAGTTGTAAGGTAAAGAGAACTCTTCAGTTAGGagtttaaatcacatttttcttgGCATCTAAAAAAACAGTCATCTTTCTATTCATTCTTCCACCTAATTCTATTGGGTTTTAGGGTCCACAAATCTATTGGGTTTAACGCTCCACAAAAACACCTAACAACTGCACTTCAGAGCTTATATAATAGTTTAAACCCTAACCTATTCAGGGTTTTCTCTGTCTGGGAAAGaatgtaaagttgtttttttaaaaggtctGCAAAACAATGTGACAGGAAAACAATCACAGGATTAGAACCTGCAGATCAGTATTTGCAGGAACTGTTTCTCTGCTCACCCTGCTGAGGTAATTCTTAGCGAAAGCCATGTCTTTGCTTTCTCTGTGCGGGTCATTCTCCACCAACTTTTCATCATACAGCAGCAAGAGTTTTGCTGCATCTTTACTGTGCCGCTCCTGACGGCTCCTCCTAAGACCACGAAGGGGTCTGCTCCGCCCTGCAGAAAGGtcacaaaacaaaagtgtgtaaGGAGACCTTGGTGCAGAGAGGtcagaaaatatatatgtataaagaGGTTTGTAAAGGTTCTTAGTCATTCTGGTGTGGTTATCTAGAAGCTGAAACTTGGCAACTGGTTATCTTTTTAGTTGGAAACCTTTAGCTACTCATCCAAGTAGCTCTCCAGTCTGAAGCAAAGCTGGTAAAGGGACTATATGCCTACCTCAACTCCCTTATTCAGGTGCACCATCCTTCCCACCCACTTTgccatgtaaaaatgtaaaataaatacactgcaCTTTTACCACCTATGCAAACAGTAACACATTTTGCTTTGTATAAGGCTGCTTAGCTGTAGGCTGCTCACgagccatgctgacccttggcCTCTATTGGATTGAGTGGTGTATTTGGTTTTATGTATGCATTTCTCTCATACCACATGTAGTCTGTATCCAAAATGTGGACCATGTGGTGTtgaggtgttgcttctcattttctGCAACATCCTCCTGTGTAGATGCGGTTTGATCTCTtcaatgtagagctctgaacacTCTTCATGCACGGTATGGCATACACTATGTTACACTTCTTGTGTTTTAGTGTCTGGTCTTTTGTGTTGATGAGtctctgtctcagtgtgtttgtttgtttgaagtgaacaggtaTATCCAAACATTCTTCTGAGTCTGCTCGTCTGTTGTGCCTCTGCTAGATCTGGATATTGTCTTGTTTAAGGCCCATGTAGGATAACCACAGGGCTTGAGAGCTGtcctcagatgttttttttttgggcttcCATAGAGGTGGGGAAGTTTTCTGCCCTCTGGTGCAGTGTTAGATGACTTTCCCTCAAACTGCAGAAGTTAGGTGGATGAGTAGCGAAAAATCTCCAACTACGAACAAAGAAGTAAAGCTGTGCAAAGAGACCTTAAGTGAAGGGTCAGAAACTAAGCCTGTGTAAGGAGACCTTTAGCAAAGATAAAGCTCTAACCTCGTCCACGTCCGGGACACCGTCCTCCTCCTACTTGGGCTGTCCCCTCTCCTGAATGCAACTCCTCATCTTCTTCCCCCTTGTTGATTCTCCCCTTCCCTGGCCGTTCTTTGggccctccctcctcctcttcctcctctgaggTAGGGGAGTGATCCTCCTCAGAGTCTCCATCTGCACAGATTCGGCGCTCTGCTGCCAACCATGTCAGCTGCTTCATTGTCTCCTGCAGGATCACAGGTCAGAAGTCAGAGTCAGGCTGTAACCATGCCATAAGCTCATCTGCATTCCTGTTTACCTGTAGCTCTGGAACAGACAGTACTGACTCCTCTGATGctgatgacatcacttcctCCTCGTCTTCATCTTGTGTGAGGTCATCAaagtcctcctcctcttcctcatccccCTGCCTGTCCTGGTCTTCATCCTTCTCTCcattttcctccctctctccacccccctcctccctagcctcctcctcctccccttctcCCCCCTgctccccctctcctcccctaCCTTCATcttgttctcctcctcctcctgcacctTCTCCCTCTTCTCTGCCACCTCCCTCTCCACCTGTGTTTTCTCCTCCATTCAGACTGACCAAACCCACAATAGTCCTGTTCTCCCTCTCCACCTCCTCGTCATTTTCCTCTACCTCATATTTCACCTCCAACTCCTGAACTTTCCCATTCCCTAgcacctcctccctctcctctgtagAAGACAGGGGACTCACTGTTGATGCTGAAGCTAAACTTTCCTCATCGTTGTCTTCTCTGTCCTCTATCAGCTTGGGGCTTACAGAGCTCTGACTAcccattttcttctcttctctgattggtctgTTCTGCTCTTGCCCCAGAGCATACTGAGATTTGGCAGTGGGCATCGTCCATACCATCTGGAAGAGGAGGTAGCCTGGCTTCACACCAGTGGGTGTCGACGACATGATAGGGTTTGTAATGTTGGAGTTGGGAGGGGGAGTGTCTAGTGTTTGCTGTCTAGTAATAGTCTGGCCACTAGAAGGGCAGTGGGTGGGGAGTGGATGAGCAGCAGCCAATGGGAAGGCCCCACAAACACAAGGTGTAGCTAATGGGAGACCTCCTGAAAGAGAGGGGGGTTTGATAAGTAACTCAACACCTGGGggggaaagagacagacagctgATTGGCTGAACCTGTCTGTCCATGTATCTGTCTGCAGGGGCTTTGGCCAGTGGGAgcagtgttgcattgtgggcCAGCGTGAAAAACCGTCTGTGGTGGGGGATGGGGGGGCGGGACTTGTTCAGCCAATATGGGTGGAGTCTGAGGGTGCATCcaggggggagggagggggggtaACTGCTGGAGTCCAGCCGGGTCTTCTGGATGATCTGATGACTGTTCTACAGATTAAGAGTCACAGGTGGGTTAGTTATTAATCGGTTACAAAAATACGTTGATTTACTAACCATGCATTGACGCATTGATAGTACACAAAGATTTGGGACCATAAAGAAATTACCTCAAAGTGCACGTATTTACTTGTTACCTAgagcacaaaaatataaatatttgtgttctgaaatcAGCAGATATGAATTCTGAAAAACACCACTGAGATTAGCGTATGACGaaataaacttgtggagcagcttcttctctctgagaTTCTCTCTGATTATTTACAGCCAAGTGTCAGctgagagggagcagacagctcagttaaagtcaaagttactccTTAACTCTACTGGATGACAATGCTCCATTGGGTACCAGCGTAAAAAGACTTCTAAAACGGTCTATATGAGAAAATGATCCAAACACTCAAACAATTATAGATGTGCAGAAAAGCTGTGCCCACAGTTTCCCATCCACAGTCATGTTTTCACTATAACAAGCTTGTCGGTTATTTGCTAACTGCTATGAACACATTGGCTTTCATCACACCTAAAGCTGGAAATCATAAGAGCTGCATGTGCTGTACTTAATGCACTGCACCTAGCTGTTCAACCTGTGCCACAGGTTCTGATGGACACTGAGATAGTTACAGCCCCAAACCAGGCATAACACTGTAGCAGTTGTAGTTGTGAGCAgagtccccatcagcagcagacagaggaggagcgGGATCAGTGATAGTGACCACtttaatgttcatttttctattctgttacagtatttaaactaaagtaaactgcACTGTTTACTGATAATGTAGATTGCACCAAATTCAATTAACTTCCTGTAGGAGAGACTTTATATttgtctgtaaaacaaaaattaccaTTTAAGATTGGCCTATTTTGGCGGGTAGGAGTAATGCCCacattatttttagtaaattcattatgttaaattattatatattaatttaaaaataaagaaagagcttcatgggaaaataatcaatagattaattgaaaaaataatcaataaattaaatcaacaaaaaagCGTTAGGTGCAGCCCTAGTTATTATACAATACTATTTACTGTGATTGATGAATTaaatgttatatattatattgaTAAACACTAATTTGACTTTAGTTTGTGGTCTCAGCAAATCCTGGACCACACTCCTGGAGTGTGGTTCTGATTTAGTGTCACACCTTGAGCCAGTTGGGCATGTCAgagttttttctttccactggGGGGCGCTGGTCTCCAGGCTGAACTCTGTTGCAGGCAAGTGGCAGGGGGGGGACGACTCCGTGGGTCAGATACATCTGAAAAGCACAACAGTAAGAGTTTATTGTCACCAGTTCTCTGAAACCAAACCCACTGTGTACCATCTTAATCTCTGCTACgtcaagctctgcctcctgtcttttttcaGTGCAACTGAAGCTGTaaaacatctctggtctcaccacagtctttaacacctttcctttcattctcccTGATACTTTTTTGTCCAACTGTCTAGCCTACCCTATCATAGTCCCAACCAGTCTTTACTGCCAGTACAATACTGTCACTTTTTAAGTAAACAGcaccagccaatcagaggatgtcaatgtcttgcccaaggacactttgaagAATGGATAGGATCTAGAAAAATTAGCCATTATTAGCCAGTTTAAAATCCACTTTCTACCAATAATGTGCTATTAGGTTCCCTTGTGACCACTTAAACCACAATCGTTAAGATCAGGTCTATTTAGTGACAATTTGTTATCAGTCAACACTTTGTCAATCACCTGTCCCATCTAGACATTTATAGCAACAGGTTCTCTTAAGATATACTGATGATGTCAGAAAGTGTGTGTTGATGTCATTGAAGTCACCTTAATGACATTGTTGGGTGGAGCTCTCTGGCTGCTCATCTCTCTGACGTGTTTCCTGAAGTTCCATCGGTTTTTGCAGAGCAGGTAGGAGCTAATCAGCTCATCAGACTGGACCGTCCCCTCGAAATGCTTCAAACCAAGAACGATCAGTCTGCACAGACACATCGTGAATAACAATGATTCATACAAAAGCTTGTTATCACACTTAAAGATGGCACCAGATCTCCAAACGCACATGCTCATTTGTTTCTCCAGCTAAGAACTAAAAAAGTACCCCAACTCAATACCCAAAAGTGCCAGTGGTTGTACCACCTCAAAAGGTTTAGTCAATTTATGGAACTAAGAACATGCAATGAAATCCTCTTGTTCTCAATAAGATATAACaattcctgtcctttccaccgcaCGACTCCACTGTTTCTgcctgcctgtctctcagacatctcagccttgatgagagagagacatctttagCTCAACCTCtacaagaccgaagtccttgtcttcccagccagaccttgaCGCAAcacatcaacattggatctacagtgattgtctaGGGCaccagatttgccctctacaacatcaggaagatcagaccctacatcacggaacaTGCAACCCCACTCATTGtgcaggcgctggtcatatctcgtcttgattactgctaCGCTTTGTTCATGGGGTTACTGgaatccacaatcaaacccttgcagatgattcaaaacgcagcagctcgcctcattttaatcagccaaaaaagacccgtGTCACACCACTCTTGAGATCTCTACAATGGCTTCCTGTAGcagctcgcatcaggttcaaagcgctgtctcttgcttacagtgtgtttaactgaacagctcctgcttatctcaactcactcattcaagtctacaatccttcccatccgctgcggtctgccaacaaaggacgtctggtggtcccagcaccgcacagaagacaccaagcaaaactgtttagcgttacgatcccacgatggtggaatgagctaccaaactctgcacgctcagcagactcccTCCCAATATTCAAGaaactgtggaaaaacaaaactgttccgcatcttcctatgcacttaaatctatctAAAAAGAagtgctctttctcgcacttggatcttgtgaaatgtgaacacttttctgataggactttgctttgatgttttctccttgacttagatttttgcttgccttgtacctcacttgtaagttgctttggataaaagcctatggataaatgactaaatgtaaaatgtaaatgtaaaatctagATTAAGTACAAAATTAgtcaactgagaaaaaaaagatctgaAAACGTATTGAACTTTatgatgttaataaaatatataggacatttttgaaaatatgaaaacttaTACTAATTACAAATAAGGGAGAAAATGGCCACAACAGGCCTCAGCAGTGATGAAAACATCACCATTGTGATTCAGAATCCTAGAGGACCATCACATGATCACACAAGCAACTATAAGAACAAGGTAATAGACTGTTTAAAATAGCTGGAAAGAGACCACACTATTGGTAAAGCCACCCCTTGCATGTATGAACCCCATTTGTTACAGAAGAATAAGAATAAGCTTTCCTCAGACCCATTGTCAGTAGCATTAATTTAAGTTCCATTCAAACATGCACTAATATACCTGTGGGTAAAAGCAACTTCTTATTatagacacttttatccaaagcaacttataCGTGAGGTCTAAGTcatgaagaaaacatcaaagcaaagtcctgtcagaaaagtgtttacatttcatgagatgcaagtacaaaaagagcagaaacaatttttttttttttttttttttttttttaaaggatttaagTGCTTAAGAGATTTAAGAGATTTTTTCAAGCCAGTTCAGGCACATCTGTTGGTGGGACAgtgttacatttaaaactgtttacGTGGTAAATACAGCTCCATAACTATGGCACGTTCATGCTAACAAGACAGATCACTGTCCAAAAATCAAAGAGGTACATGATTTTTGATTTGATAGAAATCTCAGATCATCACACACTCTGCAGTATCCTAACACTAATCACTGCTCAacctggtggtggtggtggtttcGATGAGGTGGTGTAGGGGCAGTAACAAGCTCATTCATTGGAGAAACTGTATGGAATACATCCATCTCCTCCATCTGGACAGATTCTGACATGAATCATGCAGTAGTTTTAGGCTGCTCCATCTGTATCGCaatgaaccttcaaggtatcttgGTAGGGGCACATCTGTAACTCTCACAGGGCCTCTCCACAGGTGtgcttcatctctctctctctctctataccacatccctgggttctataaTTTCCTTCACAAGGCTACATCAAGCATTTCTCCCCGTCTCTCCAACATCTCTGCATCTGGCCACTTTTCCTCCGTCTCTCAAGCATCCAGATTCACACTCTACAGCACCAGATTAGATTAGACCTTAAGGATTAGACCTAGAGCCCTCTTGATTCCTAACCCAACATTTTGTGTAATCACATCAATTTTGTGTATGTACCCATCCTCTCCTGCAGTATAAACACTCCTCTTC
This window harbors:
- the gon4lb gene encoding GON-4-like protein isoform X7, whose translation is MKFQRQVTHFFVEPETRCLAGEQKKSPGLPREQLMTSTFAPQHILTAPEPSFLDRLNAVEEELDCSPAYTYNQAEGRADEDCLAYRTRSRLPLVNVPLGRLEAKLLAPDITADMYDQSIGQREEDRHWTEWLQSLMALDSEGEGDDDEDDPEYNFLDDLDEPDLEDYRTDRAVQITKKEVNELLEELFDTLQEEEEVVPEEEEESPLKVGPKFNVPQALRFEPPLAGMLTERRQTVRKQYEALQQKRALQDTTNHHHAILKDTPSPPPNRVTPLLVLPGQECPTLHLDFAQKLQLQQQIQQHVQLLTQVQLLSCQIPALNHEACITKQYLEELQQFSQRREALFFPSSFRVCNLQGALDLLQEVEQRKKPSPALATSRRLLPRMTPATNSHAFPLLPTDTAWLFATRSVFLYPELLPVCSLDPALHSRQKRSVYTAGEDGLIVLGLKHFEGTVQSDELISSYLLCKNRWNFRKHVREMSSQRAPPNNVIKMYLTHGVVPPLPLACNRVQPGDQRPPVERKNSDMPNWLKNSHQIIQKTRLDSSSYPPSLPPGCTLRLHPYWLNKSRPPIPHHRRFFTLAHNATLLPLAKAPADRYMDRQVQPISCLSLSPPGVELLIKPPSLSGGLPLATPCVCGAFPLAAAHPLPTHCPSSGQTITRQQTLDTPPPNSNITNPIMSSTPTGVKPGYLLFQMVWTMPTAKSQYALGQEQNRPIREEKKMGSQSSVSPKLIEDREDNDEESLASASTVSPLSSTEEREEVLGNGKVQELEVKYEVEENDEEVERENRTIVGLVSLNGGENTGGEGGGREEGEGAGGGGEQDEGRGGEGEQGGEGEEEEAREEGGGEREENGEKDEDQDRQGDEEEEEDFDDLTQDEDEEEVMSSASEESVLSVPELQETMKQLTWLAAERRICADGDSEEDHSPTSEEEEEEGGPKERPGKGRINKGEEDEELHSGEGTAQVGGGRCPGRGRGRSRPLRGLRRSRQERHSKDAAKLLLLYDEKLVENDPHRESKDMAFAKNYLSRVCDALQNAPGQVEEFVSLLNEFEQVGEGQEVMSLFRKLRCILGDRTDLLRDFAAFLHPEQALECGLFEEQQAFERSRRFLRQLEISFGDNPSHYQKIIKALQTSPDLSLNGISELKAQMATLLKGHTHLQAEFWIFFDELRPPAARPGQFEEAHWPEEGGGGSDGGEGCNQVSAGGASNGFEEVTLPELDEEDEGHKIQPMASRRRKIDSHRNYKGCDWSHKDWPCSCHDAKIRRHRRKGCPRCHDNKNPGAVARAMKSLDPLYSQISSSHTDTGDKDLDLKGDDDSPQPDRSSASWEGQFPLTEEEEELCEEEDDEDEEERKNSEKEPSLSLKRSRREEALLQPTVTPSSSSVTTTSVRSSIFTSVSSSLFTSSSGPPRPSPPPDLPVCAKNISLTASGKKVILWTREADRVILTTCQQDGANSNTFQAISNLLGNKTPSEVSRRFRDLMRLFQTAARQTSSEDEAPSTESTGANQEED